One genomic segment of Streptomyces sp. NBC_00239 includes these proteins:
- a CDS encoding ATP-grasp domain-containing protein, giving the protein MRTVLVTDQASVDQALAGLTRNGLDLRDFDAVCSGLEFCLATAAVLSDLARITERAAFGAVAMRDKDVQKALVRAAGVATAQCVTVAGHADVAAHPDRFPVVVKPLSGSGALDTFRIDGRDGLAAYVRGTDTAGPWLVEEFISGAEFQVDGVVRGGAVTFLSMGRYLENIIDIHDGGLVGCIAVPPALHPELYENAKAVAHDSLKALEHVDGVFHMEVFVRDGEIVFGECGARVGGGRTDEVVERSFGVNLHDEWVRGVLRRPAVPEPADVGGAGAVHGDMHLYAPQGLVREMPTREEVLARPGVVYAELKIARGATMPDVTSASYLRAGVAVVSGADEQEVEARMKDLSAWFAASVVTERAPEGP; this is encoded by the coding sequence ATGCGGACCGTGCTGGTGACCGACCAGGCGAGCGTCGACCAGGCCCTCGCCGGGCTGACCAGGAACGGACTCGACCTGCGCGATTTCGATGCGGTCTGCAGTGGGCTGGAGTTCTGCCTGGCGACCGCGGCCGTGCTGTCCGACCTCGCCCGCATCACCGAGCGGGCGGCCTTCGGGGCTGTCGCGATGCGGGACAAGGATGTCCAGAAAGCGCTGGTCAGAGCAGCTGGAGTGGCTACCGCCCAGTGCGTGACGGTCGCCGGGCATGCGGACGTGGCCGCCCACCCCGACCGGTTCCCCGTCGTGGTGAAGCCGCTCAGCGGCAGCGGCGCCCTCGACACGTTCCGCATCGACGGCCGGGACGGGCTGGCCGCATACGTGCGCGGCACGGACACCGCCGGGCCCTGGCTCGTCGAGGAATTCATTTCCGGGGCCGAGTTCCAGGTCGACGGCGTGGTGCGCGGCGGTGCGGTGACATTCCTTTCGATGGGCCGCTATCTGGAGAACATCATCGACATTCACGACGGTGGACTCGTGGGGTGCATCGCCGTTCCGCCGGCCCTGCATCCGGAGCTGTACGAGAATGCCAAGGCGGTCGCCCACGACTCCCTCAAGGCGCTGGAACACGTCGACGGCGTATTCCACATGGAGGTTTTCGTACGCGACGGCGAAATCGTTTTCGGTGAATGCGGCGCACGTGTCGGAGGCGGCCGGACCGACGAGGTGGTGGAGCGCTCGTTCGGTGTGAACCTGCACGATGAATGGGTCCGCGGGGTGCTCCGCCGGCCGGCCGTCCCGGAGCCCGCCGACGTCGGCGGCGCGGGCGCCGTCCACGGCGACATGCACCTCTACGCCCCCCAGGGCCTGGTACGGGAGATGCCCACGAGGGAAGAGGTGCTCGCCCGCCCGGGTGTCGTGTACGCCGAACTGAAGATCGCGCGGGGCGCGACCATGCCCGACGTCACCTCCGCCTCGTACCTGCGCGCCGGCGTGGCCGTGGTCTCCGGGGCCGACGAGCAGGAGGTCGAGGCCCGCATGAAGGACCTGTCCGCCTGGTTCGCCGCGAGCGTGGTCACCGAGCGGGCGCCGGAAGGCCCGTGA
- the acnA gene encoding aconitate hydratase AcnA — protein MSDRTATRPRPGHGPVRCDEVAPGVLVYPLRDLAAAAGVELDTLPYTVRLLLENAAHLVAAGTAGPEVLDAVLRPADGADVAFHPARVVLQDFSGVPVALDLAALRAAAVRHGLPADAVGTAIPADLVVDHSVRVDEAGTKDALRVNMRLEFSRNRERYALLRWAEQAFDGFRVVPPGNGIVHQVNLERLAQVVVRTEGPDGHLLARPDTVLGTDSHTPMVGALGVLGWGVGGIEATSVLLGEPVLLAAPRVVGVRLTGSLPPGTTTTDLVLTLTERLRRHGVVGAFVEFFGEGCAGLSVPDRATLANMAPDYGATTALFPVDAETLAFLRITGRSEQQIELVERYCRAQGLYREPASDARVRYAEVLTLDLGEVEACVAGPGRPDQRVALHAVPRSLDLRPAAGDHGARPADGAVFIAALTSCTNTSNPGSMLTAGLVARRAVEYGLTVPSWVKTSLAPGSRTVPAYLDRAGVLPALEELGFHVVAFGCTTCHGMSGNLLPEASRALAEDGVLGAAVLSGNRNFEGRIHPHVKAAYLASPGLVVAYALAGTVARDLTTEPVGVAPDGREVFLRDLWPTPEEVAEAVRTAVGAELYDTAYAGLYEGGASWRALDTPRSDRYDWPAGSDYILEPPYLDAASDGPAADGDLTGGRILALLGDAVSTDHISPVGAIPRDSDAGRFLSGLGLAEGEFNSFGARRGNHHVMVRGTFGNVRLRNALAGGKEGPWTRLQPTGELLSIHGAAESYRAAGVPLVVVAGAEYGCGSARDWAAKGTALLGVRAVLAKSFERIHRSNLVGMGVLPLLFPAGLDAAALGLDGTEELDLLGLAGLGPRGTVTVRVRRPGGAERTFEVVAALETGRECAYFAAGGVLPYTVARLRREARHAVADPA, from the coding sequence GTGAGCGACCGAACCGCCACCCGCCCCCGGCCGGGACACGGACCCGTGCGCTGCGACGAGGTGGCCCCCGGCGTCCTGGTGTATCCGCTGCGCGACCTCGCGGCTGCCGCGGGCGTCGAGCTGGACACCCTCCCGTACACGGTGCGGTTGCTGCTGGAGAACGCCGCGCACCTCGTGGCGGCGGGCACGGCGGGGCCCGAGGTACTCGACGCGGTCCTGCGGCCGGCCGACGGCGCGGACGTGGCCTTCCATCCGGCCCGCGTGGTGCTCCAGGACTTCTCGGGCGTCCCGGTCGCCCTGGACCTCGCGGCGCTGCGCGCGGCGGCGGTACGGCACGGCCTGCCCGCGGACGCCGTGGGCACGGCCATCCCCGCCGATCTCGTCGTGGACCACTCGGTGCGGGTGGACGAGGCCGGCACCAAGGACGCGCTGCGCGTCAACATGCGGCTGGAGTTCTCGCGCAACCGGGAGCGGTACGCCCTGCTCCGCTGGGCGGAGCAGGCGTTCGACGGCTTCCGCGTCGTACCGCCCGGCAACGGCATCGTGCACCAGGTCAACCTGGAGCGCCTGGCGCAGGTGGTGGTGCGGACCGAAGGACCGGACGGACACCTCCTCGCCCGTCCGGACACCGTGCTCGGCACGGACTCGCACACCCCGATGGTGGGTGCGCTCGGCGTCCTCGGCTGGGGCGTCGGAGGCATCGAGGCGACCTCGGTCCTGCTGGGCGAGCCGGTGCTGCTCGCCGCGCCCCGGGTCGTCGGTGTCCGGCTGACCGGGTCGCTGCCGCCCGGCACCACGACCACCGACCTCGTGCTCACCCTCACGGAACGGCTGCGCCGCCACGGCGTCGTGGGCGCCTTCGTCGAGTTCTTCGGGGAGGGATGCGCGGGGCTGAGTGTCCCGGACCGGGCGACGCTGGCGAACATGGCGCCCGACTACGGGGCGACCACGGCCCTCTTCCCGGTGGACGCCGAGACACTCGCGTTCCTGCGGATCACCGGCAGGTCCGAGCAGCAGATCGAGCTGGTCGAGCGCTACTGCCGGGCGCAGGGCCTGTACCGCGAGCCGGCCTCCGACGCGCGGGTGCGCTACGCGGAGGTGCTGACCCTCGACCTGGGCGAGGTGGAGGCCTGTGTCGCGGGCCCGGGCCGACCCGACCAGAGGGTCGCCCTGCACGCCGTCCCGCGGAGTCTGGACCTCCGGCCCGCGGCCGGGGACCACGGCGCCCGGCCGGCCGACGGCGCGGTGTTCATCGCCGCGCTCACGAGCTGCACCAACACCTCGAACCCGGGATCGATGCTGACCGCGGGCCTGGTGGCACGGCGTGCGGTGGAGTACGGCCTCACGGTGCCCTCGTGGGTGAAGACCAGTCTGGCCCCCGGCAGTCGCACGGTCCCCGCCTACCTGGACCGGGCCGGTGTGCTGCCCGCTCTGGAGGAACTGGGCTTCCACGTCGTGGCGTTCGGCTGCACCACCTGCCACGGCATGAGCGGGAACCTGCTGCCCGAGGCCTCCCGGGCGCTCGCCGAGGACGGGGTCCTGGGCGCGGCCGTGCTCAGCGGAAACCGCAATTTCGAGGGCCGGATCCATCCGCACGTGAAGGCCGCTTATCTGGCCTCGCCCGGCCTGGTGGTCGCCTACGCCCTGGCCGGTACGGTCGCCCGCGACCTGACCACGGAACCGGTCGGCGTCGCCCCCGACGGGCGGGAGGTGTTCCTGCGGGACCTGTGGCCCACGCCGGAGGAGGTCGCAGAGGCGGTCAGGACGGCCGTCGGCGCCGAGCTGTACGACACCGCGTACGCGGGCCTGTACGAGGGCGGCGCCTCCTGGCGCGCCCTCGACACCCCCCGGAGCGACCGGTACGACTGGCCCGCGGGATCGGACTACATCCTGGAGCCGCCGTACCTCGACGCGGCGTCGGACGGGCCCGCGGCCGACGGGGATCTGACGGGCGGGCGGATCCTGGCGCTGCTCGGCGACGCGGTGTCCACCGATCACATCTCGCCGGTCGGTGCCATCCCGCGCGACAGTGACGCCGGCCGGTTCCTGAGCGGACTGGGCCTGGCCGAGGGCGAGTTCAACAGCTTCGGGGCCCGCCGCGGCAACCACCACGTCATGGTGCGGGGCACTTTCGGCAACGTCCGGCTCCGCAACGCGCTGGCCGGCGGGAAGGAGGGGCCCTGGACCCGGCTGCAGCCGACGGGTGAACTGCTGTCCATCCACGGGGCGGCGGAGTCCTACCGCGCCGCGGGGGTACCGCTCGTCGTGGTCGCGGGGGCGGAGTACGGCTGTGGCAGCGCCCGTGACTGGGCTGCCAAGGGGACCGCTCTCCTGGGCGTCCGGGCGGTGCTCGCGAAGAGCTTCGAGCGGATCCACCGGAGCAATCTGGTCGGCATGGGCGTGCTGCCCCTGCTCTTCCCCGCCGGGCTGGACGCCGCGGCCCTGGGCCTCGACGGCACGGAGGAACTCGACCTGCTGGGACTGGCGGGTCTGGGCCCGCGCGGCACGGTGACCGTACGCGTCCGCCGGCCGGGGGGTGCGGAGCGGACGTTCGAAGTCGTCGCCGCGCTCGAGACGGGACGTGAATGCGCCTACTTCGCGGCCGGCGGGGTCCTGCCGTACACCGTGGCGCGCCTGCGGCGAGAGGCCCGACACGCGGTGGCCGATCCGGCCTGA
- the metK gene encoding methionine adenosyltransferase has product MSRRLFTSESVTEGHPDKIADQISDTILDALLREDPASRVAVETLITTGLVHIAGEVTTKAYAPIASLVREKILEIGYDSSTKGFDGASCGVSESIGAQSPDIAQGVDTAYEQRVGGARRGDGTEDLDRQGAGDQGLMFGYATDETPTFMPLPIELAHRLSRRLAEVRKDGTIPYLRPDGKTQVTIEYDGDKPVRLDTVVVSSQHASDIDLESLLDPDIREFVVEHVLEQLVEDGIKLDTEGYRLLVNPTGRFEIGGPMGDAGLTGRKIIIDTYGGMARHGGGAFSGKDPSKVDRSAAYAMRWVAKNVVAAGLASRCEVQVAYAIGKAEPVGLFVETFGSEKIEVAKIEHAIGEVFDLRPAAIIRDLDLLRPIYAQTAAYGHFGRELPDFTWERTDRVDALHTAAGLR; this is encoded by the coding sequence ATGTCCCGTCGCCTGTTCACCTCGGAGTCCGTGACCGAGGGGCATCCCGACAAGATCGCTGACCAGATCAGCGACACGATCCTCGACGCACTGCTGCGCGAGGACCCCGCCTCTCGCGTTGCCGTGGAGACCCTCATCACCACGGGTCTCGTGCACATCGCGGGCGAGGTGACGACCAAGGCCTACGCGCCGATCGCCTCCCTGGTCCGCGAGAAGATCCTCGAGATCGGCTACGACTCCTCGACGAAGGGCTTCGACGGCGCCTCGTGCGGCGTCTCCGAGTCCATCGGCGCGCAGTCCCCGGACATCGCCCAGGGTGTCGACACCGCGTACGAGCAGCGGGTAGGGGGTGCCCGCCGGGGCGACGGGACCGAGGATCTGGACCGTCAGGGTGCGGGCGACCAAGGGCTGATGTTCGGCTACGCCACCGACGAGACCCCCACCTTCATGCCGCTGCCGATCGAGCTGGCGCACCGGCTCTCGCGCCGTCTCGCCGAGGTCCGCAAGGACGGGACCATCCCGTACCTGCGTCCCGACGGCAAGACCCAGGTCACCATCGAGTACGACGGCGACAAGCCGGTCCGCCTCGACACCGTGGTCGTCTCCTCGCAGCACGCGTCCGACATCGACCTTGAGTCGCTGTTGGACCCCGACATCCGTGAGTTCGTCGTCGAGCACGTCCTCGAGCAGCTTGTCGAGGACGGCATCAAGCTGGACACCGAGGGCTACCGCCTGCTCGTGAACCCGACCGGGCGCTTCGAGATCGGCGGCCCGATGGGCGACGCCGGCCTCACCGGCCGCAAGATCATCATCGACACGTACGGCGGCATGGCCCGCCACGGTGGCGGCGCGTTCTCCGGCAAGGACCCGTCCAAGGTCGACCGCTCCGCCGCGTACGCGATGCGCTGGGTTGCCAAGAACGTGGTCGCCGCCGGTCTCGCCTCGCGCTGCGAGGTCCAGGTCGCGTACGCCATCGGCAAGGCCGAGCCCGTGGGCCTGTTCGTCGAGACCTTCGGCAGCGAGAAGATCGAGGTCGCCAAGATCGAGCACGCCATCGGCGAGGTCTTCGACCTCCGCCCGGCCGCGATCATCCGCGACCTCGACCTGCTGCGCCCGATCTACGCCCAGACCGCCGCCTACGGCCACTTCGGCCGCGAGCTGCCGGACTTCACCTGGGAGCGCACCGACCGCGTCGACGCCCTGCACACGGCGGCGGGCCTGCGATGA
- a CDS encoding asparagine synthetase B family protein, translating into MCGVVGVSLAPAGSGAGSAPDARALARHAIGLMAHRGPDGHGVAGTASSAVAMCRLRVRSRPADGVPFTAGHDGVHLAYNGEVYAVGSGARDGATGAGGTTAVTAPRGGLDEAQAVAAYDTSALDGMYALVRRAADGSVEVCRDPLGIKPLYLRRTPEGVAVASEIPALLDLFGPARVRPAAVAQFVLLGRVVDGGTCYEDIEPVPPGARLLLKEGRCELLPGSGSWQADVAAAPAQTTPEAVRAAVSRAVDRLLVSDRPLGLALSGGLDSTVLALELADRGVTDLATVSVVPHGNGDGVRDVAELGLPGTAWRSWRHAWTGFGPADLLAGVRDAVAVLGEPSALTSVPMYAALARLARESGIVVLLLGEGADEVFGGYRSYLGLDGLASAEEFYLSPDRLALAGGLLGPEALAAAREALRAALPADRGRPPAEITREFEYEHSLEPLLRRADHLLMSRGIEGRTPFLHGGLPALGRSFPMSALVRGGQTKVPLRQAYADRLPRWSDEVKKPFRAPVEAWLTGPRRDAVLGELAARRDLFASAGLRSDGIDRLLGDVRAGRPGATGLVFPLLSLGAWLEQAGSAAANPPSARSESL; encoded by the coding sequence ATGTGCGGAGTCGTCGGAGTGAGCCTGGCGCCGGCCGGGAGCGGAGCGGGGAGCGCCCCGGACGCCCGCGCTCTCGCGCGGCACGCCATCGGCCTGATGGCGCACCGCGGACCGGACGGCCACGGCGTGGCCGGGACCGCGTCGTCCGCGGTCGCCATGTGCCGGCTCCGCGTGCGCAGCCGGCCCGCTGACGGGGTCCCCTTCACCGCCGGCCACGACGGCGTACACCTCGCCTACAACGGTGAGGTGTACGCCGTGGGGTCCGGCGCGCGCGACGGCGCGACCGGGGCGGGCGGGACGACCGCGGTGACCGCACCGCGCGGCGGGCTGGACGAGGCGCAGGCGGTCGCCGCGTACGACACCTCCGCGCTGGACGGCATGTACGCCCTGGTCCGCCGGGCCGCCGACGGATCCGTCGAAGTCTGCCGCGACCCGCTGGGGATCAAGCCGCTCTACCTGCGGCGCACTCCCGAGGGCGTCGCGGTGGCCTCCGAGATACCCGCGCTGCTGGACCTGTTCGGTCCGGCGCGGGTCCGCCCGGCGGCCGTCGCCCAGTTCGTGCTGCTCGGCCGGGTCGTGGACGGCGGCACGTGCTACGAGGACATCGAGCCCGTACCGCCCGGTGCCCGCCTCCTCCTGAAGGAAGGCCGCTGCGAACTGCTGCCGGGATCCGGGTCCTGGCAGGCCGACGTGGCGGCCGCCCCCGCGCAGACGACACCGGAAGCCGTACGCGCCGCCGTCTCGCGTGCGGTGGACCGGCTGCTCGTCTCCGACCGGCCGCTGGGGCTGGCGCTGAGCGGCGGACTGGACTCCACGGTGCTCGCGCTCGAACTCGCCGACCGCGGGGTCACGGACCTCGCCACCGTCAGCGTGGTGCCCCACGGCAACGGCGACGGCGTGCGCGACGTCGCCGAGCTGGGCCTGCCCGGCACCGCCTGGCGCTCCTGGCGCCACGCGTGGACCGGATTCGGGCCGGCCGACCTGCTCGCCGGCGTCCGCGACGCGGTGGCCGTGCTCGGCGAGCCGAGCGCGCTGACGAGCGTCCCGATGTACGCGGCGCTCGCCCGTCTCGCCCGCGAGTCGGGCATCGTCGTCCTCCTGCTGGGCGAGGGCGCGGACGAGGTGTTCGGCGGGTACCGCAGCTACCTCGGGCTCGACGGACTCGCCTCCGCGGAGGAGTTCTACCTCTCGCCGGACCGGCTCGCGCTGGCCGGCGGCCTGCTGGGGCCCGAGGCCCTGGCCGCGGCGCGGGAGGCGCTCCGGGCCGCGCTGCCCGCGGACCGGGGCCGGCCCCCGGCCGAGATCACGCGCGAGTTCGAGTACGAGCACAGCCTCGAGCCGCTGCTCCGCCGCGCCGACCACCTCCTGATGTCCCGGGGCATCGAAGGGCGTACGCCGTTCCTGCACGGCGGGCTGCCCGCGCTGGGGCGCTCCTTCCCCATGTCGGCCCTGGTCCGCGGAGGGCAGACCAAGGTGCCGCTGCGGCAGGCGTACGCGGATCGGCTGCCCCGCTGGAGCGACGAGGTCAAGAAGCCGTTCCGGGCTCCCGTCGAGGCGTGGCTCACCGGACCCCGGCGCGACGCGGTACTGGGCGAACTGGCGGCGCGCCGGGACCTGTTCGCCTCCGCCGGGCTGCGATCCGACGGCATCGACCGGCTGCTCGGCGACGTGCGCGCCGGCCGGCCCGGCGCCACGGGCCTGGTGTTCCCCCTGCTGAGCCTCGGCGCCTGGCTGGAGCAGGCCGGCTCCGCCGCCGCGAACCCGCCTTCTGCGAGGAGTGAGAGCCTGTGA
- a CDS encoding amino acid adenylation domain-containing protein gives MRPTPATDAPRTLVDVFTAAATACPDRPAVSDETTRVTYRALDEWSRRIAHALRADGVRPGDAVALRMEAGCAAVAAILGILRTGAAYVPLDLRNPAERNEFIVTDSGVRHLVGERDADWGAALTCTATATVTGLSEGGPAPAEPEPAAAPSGEDLAYVIYTSGTTGRPKGVPVRHSSVVALLTAARDLFAFEREDRWLLFHSLAFDFSVWEIWGPLSSGAALVVPPQWVTRAPEDLIALIADERISVLNQTPTAFTMLARARESADRPLPDLRYIVFGGEKLAPSVLRDWARAVGLDRPRLVNMYGITEVTVHATFHHVTPRDLEGTESVVGTPLDGFTVRIAGPDGTEVTEPGVPGELWLSGPQVTEGYLNRPELNADRFPAVPPGPDGVRHYRSGDLVSRNADGALVYHGRADLQVKLRGHRVELGDIEAAVRSHDSVLEAVAWPRESADGGRRLFCVVLGKEGAEPDIRALRRHVAAKLPSYMHPSRYQVVHELPRTVNGKTDRAALAKTWSENSG, from the coding sequence ATGCGTCCCACGCCCGCCACCGACGCCCCGCGCACCCTCGTCGACGTGTTCACCGCCGCCGCCACCGCCTGCCCCGACCGCCCCGCCGTGTCGGACGAGACCACCCGGGTCACCTACCGCGCGCTCGACGAGTGGAGCCGCCGCATCGCCCACGCCCTGCGCGCCGACGGAGTGCGCCCCGGCGACGCGGTGGCCCTGCGGATGGAAGCGGGCTGCGCGGCCGTCGCCGCCATCCTCGGCATCCTGCGTACGGGAGCCGCGTACGTTCCCCTCGACCTGCGCAACCCGGCCGAACGCAACGAGTTCATCGTCACCGACAGCGGCGTCCGGCACCTGGTCGGCGAGCGGGACGCCGACTGGGGCGCGGCGCTGACCTGCACCGCCACGGCGACCGTGACCGGCCTGAGCGAGGGCGGCCCGGCGCCGGCCGAGCCCGAGCCCGCCGCCGCGCCCTCGGGCGAGGACCTCGCGTACGTCATCTACACCTCCGGCACCACGGGGCGGCCGAAGGGGGTTCCGGTGCGCCACAGCAGTGTGGTCGCCCTGCTGACGGCCGCCCGGGACCTCTTCGCGTTCGAACGGGAAGACCGCTGGCTGCTGTTCCACTCCCTCGCCTTCGACTTCTCGGTGTGGGAGATCTGGGGCCCGCTGTCCTCGGGCGCGGCACTCGTGGTGCCGCCGCAGTGGGTGACACGGGCGCCGGAGGACCTCATCGCCCTGATCGCGGACGAACGGATCTCGGTGCTGAACCAGACCCCGACCGCGTTCACCATGCTCGCCCGGGCCAGGGAGAGCGCGGACCGCCCCCTGCCCGACCTCCGCTACATCGTCTTCGGCGGGGAGAAGCTCGCTCCGTCCGTCCTGCGCGACTGGGCGCGCGCGGTGGGACTCGACCGGCCGCGGCTGGTGAACATGTACGGCATCACCGAGGTGACCGTCCACGCGACGTTCCACCACGTCACCCCCCGCGATCTCGAGGGCACGGAATCCGTCGTCGGCACCCCGCTGGACGGCTTCACGGTCCGGATCGCCGGGCCCGACGGCACCGAGGTCACCGAGCCGGGCGTACCGGGCGAACTCTGGCTTTCCGGACCGCAGGTGACGGAGGGATACCTGAACCGCCCCGAGCTGAACGCGGATCGCTTCCCGGCCGTCCCGCCGGGCCCCGACGGGGTCCGCCACTACCGGTCCGGGGACCTGGTCAGCCGGAACGCCGACGGCGCCCTCGTCTACCACGGCCGCGCGGACCTCCAGGTCAAGCTGCGCGGCCACCGGGTGGAACTCGGCGACATCGAGGCCGCGGTGCGCTCGCACGACTCAGTGCTGGAGGCCGTCGCCTGGCCGCGCGAATCCGCGGACGGGGGCCGGCGGCTGTTCTGCGTGGTGCTCGGCAAGGAGGGCGCGGAGCCGGACATCCGGGCGCTGCGCCGGCACGTGGCCGCGAAGCTCCCCTCGTACATGCACCCGTCCCGCTACCAGGTCGTCCACGAGCTGCCCCGGACGGTCAACGGGAAGACCGACCGCGCCGCTCTGGCGAAGACGTGGAGTGAGAACAGTGGCTGA
- a CDS encoding TauD/TfdA family dioxygenase produces the protein MAPAVAAELTRAARSALAAGARLDLAAPRPQGLRLTEEFAADLSHRLAGSPGFAVVEDFPVDAEDPRETEKAYWLFGLLLGRPVTQSRKADLLGRVEDRGADIASPVQRGYESSAALPFHADRTDVIGLLCVRPAVSGGLSRLVSSKAVHDLLLEERPDLLEVLHRPFPNDRRGEEQPGEAPWSSIPVFSRTGDSFATRYLRRFIEGSQRHASAPRLTERQLEAMAALDEVLDRPGVSLDMELRRGDLQLINNFHILHARTAFADGGGKGRLLLRLWLAFAGSPELPEHYASLYGAVAAGSYRGGVWAPGTIPAEFGRQVSELG, from the coding sequence ATGGCACCCGCGGTCGCGGCGGAGCTGACCCGTGCCGCACGGTCCGCGCTGGCCGCGGGCGCCCGGCTGGATCTCGCCGCTCCCCGCCCCCAAGGCCTGCGCCTGACCGAGGAGTTCGCCGCCGATCTGAGCCACCGACTCGCCGGCAGCCCCGGCTTCGCCGTCGTCGAGGACTTCCCCGTGGACGCCGAGGACCCGCGGGAAACCGAGAAGGCCTACTGGCTCTTCGGGCTCCTGCTGGGCCGCCCGGTCACCCAGAGCCGCAAGGCGGACCTGCTCGGCAGGGTCGAGGACCGCGGCGCGGACATCGCCAGTCCCGTCCAGCGGGGTTACGAGAGTTCCGCGGCACTCCCCTTCCACGCGGACCGCACCGACGTGATCGGACTCCTGTGCGTCCGGCCCGCGGTATCCGGCGGTCTGAGTCGGCTCGTCTCCTCGAAAGCCGTCCACGACCTGCTCCTCGAAGAGCGTCCTGACCTGCTGGAAGTGCTGCACCGGCCGTTCCCGAACGATCGGCGGGGCGAGGAGCAGCCGGGGGAGGCGCCCTGGTCGTCGATCCCCGTCTTCAGCCGGACCGGCGACTCGTTCGCGACCCGGTACCTGCGGCGGTTCATCGAAGGATCCCAGCGTCACGCCTCGGCCCCGCGCCTCACCGAGCGCCAGCTCGAGGCGATGGCGGCACTGGACGAGGTCCTGGACCGGCCCGGCGTCTCCCTCGACATGGAACTCCGCAGGGGCGACCTGCAGTTGATCAACAACTTCCACATCCTGCACGCGCGCACGGCGTTCGCGGACGGCGGCGGCAAGGGGCGGCTCCTCCTGCGCCTGTGGCTGGCTTTCGCCGGTAGCCCGGAGCTTCCCGAGCACTACGCGTCGCTGTACGGAGCGGTCGCGGCCGGCAGCTACCGGGGCGGCGTGTGGGCCCCCGGGACGATCCCCGCGGAGTTCGGCCGGCAGGTTTCCGAACTCGGATGA
- a CDS encoding phytanoyl-CoA dioxygenase family protein, with the protein MPVIDPDRYRRDGYQLLPELLTDEDRRRAVAFFDDLDGAAEVAPSYEPEYDEGGGVRRLRKLRRLLWNDPQVWGPLLNRAGVTDLARQVIGDGAGVVFHAAFLKPALVGTEVALHQDQALWTHTYPGAFSVWFALTEVSPANGGLFGSPGSHSGGQVPHRDRPEYRWHASLDAAEDGLREPVQFELRPGDGVMWDRFFAHGSAANTSPADRRGMVVVFADSSAPGFAAKDHFPLDALHALGAE; encoded by the coding sequence ATGCCTGTCATCGACCCGGACCGCTATCGACGGGACGGATATCAGCTGCTCCCGGAACTCCTCACGGACGAGGACCGCCGCCGGGCCGTCGCGTTCTTCGACGACCTCGACGGCGCCGCGGAGGTGGCCCCCTCGTACGAGCCCGAGTACGACGAAGGGGGCGGTGTACGCCGGCTGCGCAAGCTCCGGCGGCTGCTGTGGAACGACCCGCAGGTCTGGGGGCCCCTGCTGAACCGCGCCGGCGTCACCGACCTGGCCCGGCAGGTCATCGGTGACGGTGCCGGGGTGGTCTTCCACGCGGCGTTCCTCAAGCCGGCGCTGGTCGGCACCGAGGTGGCGCTCCACCAGGACCAGGCGCTGTGGACCCACACCTACCCCGGCGCGTTCAGCGTGTGGTTCGCCCTGACCGAGGTGTCGCCCGCCAACGGCGGCCTCTTCGGCAGCCCCGGTTCGCACAGCGGCGGTCAGGTGCCGCACCGCGACCGGCCGGAGTACCGCTGGCACGCCAGCCTGGACGCCGCGGAGGACGGCCTGCGCGAGCCCGTGCAGTTCGAACTCCGCCCCGGCGACGGGGTCATGTGGGACCGCTTCTTCGCCCACGGCAGCGCCGCGAACACCTCGCCCGCCGACCGCCGGGGCATGGTCGTCGTCTTCGCCGACTCCTCGGCCCCCGGCTTCGCGGCGAAGGACCACTTCCCGTTGGACGCTCTGCACGCGCTCGGTGCCGAGTGA